GCCAGACCGCAAGTTGTTGTAACAAATCAAAAGGAGTTTTGCTGACGTGCTTAAAGCTTTAAGCTTTACGGAACCCCCCGCCTAGCGGGGGGTTTTCTACATACAAAAAGCCCCGCAGGCATGTTGCCTGCGGGGCTTGATATTGCTGCCAAACCATGCGTTTACGGGGGGTCTTCAGGGTGTGCAGCCGCGAAGAGATTGCCTGTGAGCCGCATGCGGCTGGCGGAAAGCGCGTCAGTCGTCAGGGCCCTGTACCTTTGCGAAACTACATTCTCAAAGTTTACGGCACGCCCACATTGGCCGCTCAAGAACGAAAAAATCGCGCCTGCGCCACGCCAGTGGACGTCTGCTTACGCAGCCGCCTGAACAATCTCGCCTGAAATGCTCCAGACCAGATCACTTTTGAAATGCGTCGCATCTCAAAAGTAAAATGCTCTAGTTGGTAACCTCGCCATCAGGACGCTGCGGGGCCCTCTGCGGGGCTCGCTGCTGCGCCTCAGGACGCTTGCCGTTGGGACGCGCCACCTTGGCGCCCTTGGGCTGCTTGCCGTTGGGGCCGGCCATCTGGTCGTTGCGCGGCCCCTTGTTGCCGGGGCGCCCAACCTGGGGAGCCTTGCCGTTCTTTGCGCCGGCATGCTGGCCATAGGCGCTGCCCTTGGCGGCTTTTTTGGGCGCGGGCTTGACGTTGTGCCCGGCCTTGGGAGCCTTGGGCGCCTTGGTGGCCTTGAGGCCCTTGGCGTCCTTCTTGTGCGGGGCGGGGGCGTTCATGCCCTGGCCGCCGTTGTACTGCTGGTCATTGCGGGCCACAAGCATGACGCCCGGAGCATTGCCGGAAACGTCCGCGTTTGCCTGAACCGGAGCCCCGATCCACAGGGCCGCGGCAAGGGTGCACAACCCCAAAGGCCGCCAGAGATTTTGCATGGTCATAATGGTATCCTCCTTAAAGGGCACACAGCCCTGAGTTTCCATATGCCTATGCGTTCCCGGACGCAAGAGGTCTTTGCGAATTACCCGTCTTCAGACTGAAACTATTACTCTTTTTTTAATATTTTTTTTAAAATTCCGAGCTGTTTTCGGTGTCGGCGGCCAGGCGCAACGCGGGGGCCCCAAGACCATCCGCATGCGCGGCCCGCCCCAGGGCGTCGGCTTCGGGACGCACATATCCGCGTCCCTCGACCACATACAGCTTGGCTGGCATATCCCGCCCCGCCACTCTGACCGTCACGGCCCTGCGCGGCAGCACCAGACGCTCCATACGCTGACAGCGCAGCCCCAGGGTATGGGTGTGCCGCACCACGGCACGGCTTACGGCGTCTTCATCCCCCACAAGGCACAGCACGCGCAGCAAGCCTGAAGGACGGTTTTTCTTGCCCGTTCCCGGCAGCCACAGGACATCCAGCACTTCGGGCATGTCGGCCAGAGCCGTGAGGGCCTGACCAAGCTCTTCGCCGGTAAGGTGGTCAATATGGGTTTCAAGCTGGCTGACCAGTTCGCGCCCGCCACGGCCATGATCTGCCTGGGGGGCCGCCTCCAGCAGCCAGACCCGCAGGCCCGAGGCGGCCGGACGTGAGCCATAGCCCGTGCCCATGGCCCTGAGGGTGCCGCTGGGGGCTCCGGTAAATTCGTCCGTCAGGGCATGCAGCAACGCCGCCCCGGTGGGGGTGATCAGTTCTTCGCGCGCATCGGTGGCGTACACGGGCTTGTCGCGCAAAAGCCAGGCCGTGGCGGGCGCGGGCAGGGGAATACGCCCGTGCGCGCAGTCAATGCTGCCCGAAAACCAGGGCAGGGACGAGGCCGTGATCCGGCGCGCGCCCAGTTGCGCAAGGCCATAGCACACGCCAAGGATGTCCACCAGGGTGTCCACTGCACCCACTTCATGAAAATGCACCTTTTCAGGAGCTATCTGGTGGGCGTGAGCCTCGGCCAGGGTCAGGGCGTCCAGTACGGACAGGGCGCGCTGGCGCACA
This DNA window, taken from Desulfovibrio sp. 86, encodes the following:
- a CDS encoding LarC family nickel insertion protein, which codes for MEVYLDCGGGISGDMTLAALAHLGVDFGPLTAALEKAGVPCELEVREEVRAAGPGRCVDVRWRHEGQPLRHPADIAAIFNAVELPAAVRQRALSVLDALTLAEAHAHQIAPEKVHFHEVGAVDTLVDILGVCYGLAQLGARRITASSLPWFSGSIDCAHGRIPLPAPATAWLLRDKPVYATDAREELITPTGAALLHALTDEFTGAPSGTLRAMGTGYGSRPAASGLRVWLLEAAPQADHGRGGRELVSQLETHIDHLTGEELGQALTALADMPEVLDVLWLPGTGKKNRPSGLLRVLCLVGDEDAVSRAVVRHTHTLGLRCQRMERLVLPRRAVTVRVAGRDMPAKLYVVEGRGYVRPEADALGRAAHADGLGAPALRLAADTENSSEF